AAGGCACCGGCGGGTCTCGTGCTGTCTTGCGTCAGGGTTTCATGCGGCTCAGCATGCGCGGAAACGGAATGACTTCGCGGATGTGCTCGCTGCCGGTGATCCACATCACGAAACGCTCCAGGCCGAGTCCGAATCCTGCGTGGGGTACGCTGCCGAAACGGCGCAGATCGAGATACCAGTCAAAAGCGTCCAGCGGCAGCCCGTGCTCTTCGATGCGGCTTCTGAGCAACCCGTAGTCGTGAATGCGTTGTGACCCGCCGATGATCTCGCCGTAGCCTTCCGGCGCGATCATGTCGTCGCACAGCGCGAGCCGCTCGTCCTCGGGGTCGGGCTGCATGTAAAAGGCCTTGATGGCGGCCGGATAGCGTTCCACGATCACCGGACGGTCGAAGTGATGTCCCAGGATCGTCTCGTGTGGAGCGCCGAAATCGTCACCCCACTCGACGGGCTGGGTGTCGGGGGAGACGTTGGGGGGCAGGTCTGCGGACTCGATGTGCTGACGAATGATCTTTAATGCCTCGGTGTAGGTTACCCGTGGATAATTCCCCTCGGCCGCTCCCGCCAATTTGGTGAGGTCGCGGCCCAGCATTTGCAGTTCGGCTGCGCATTCCTGCAGGACCTGGCGTACGACGCTGCTCACGAACCGCTCTTGCAACGCCATGTTCTCCTGATGGTTCGAGGGAGCGACTTCGGGTTCCACCATCCAGAATTCGAGCAGGTGACGACGTGTTTTGGATTTCTCGGCCCGGAAGGTCGGCCCGAAGGTATAGACCTTGCCAAAGGC
The Deinococcus peraridilitoris DSM 19664 genome window above contains:
- the asnS gene encoding asparagine--tRNA ligase — encoded protein: MASIAQLSQHIDQEISLTGWLTDKSSKGKLHFLKLRDGSGFVQATVFKNDVSEDVFESARRLVQEQAVTITGLVRQDDRAPGGVEISVRDLRPLSQNEGEYPITPKEHGVEFLFDQRHLYTRHRRPWAIMRVRDCVQRAMINFFHGEGFVRFDSPFFTPNAAEDTTELFEINLFDEDKAYLSQTGQLHAEAGALAFGKVYTFGPTFRAEKSKTRRHLLEFWMVEPEVAPSNHQENMALQERFVSSVVRQVLQECAAELQMLGRDLTKLAGAAEGNYPRVTYTEALKIIRQHIESADLPPNVSPDTQPVEWGDDFGAPHETILGHHFDRPVIVERYPAAIKAFYMQPDPEDERLALCDDMIAPEGYGEIIGGSQRIHDYGLLRSRIEEHGLPLDAFDWYLDLRRFGSVPHAGFGLGLERFVMWITGSEHIREVIPFPRMLSRMKP